The following are encoded together in the Kribbella sp. CA-293567 genome:
- the rsmG gene encoding 16S rRNA (guanine(527)-N(7))-methyltransferase RsmG produces the protein MEELYPRAADRLVAFAELLATEGTLRGLIGPREVPRLWDRHLLNCAVLERLIPEESTVADIGTGAGLPGIVLALVRPDLQVALVEPLLRRTTFLQEAVELLGCTNAVVVRARAEDLIPGRRSAAEGAALGQAPYDVVASRAVAPLGKLAGWCLPLTAEGGLMLAMKGVSAEEELAASEDELEALGAEEWHVHQLGVEELAQPTTVVSIVAGRAARGSQHRRRGR, from the coding sequence GTGGAGGAGCTTTATCCGCGGGCGGCGGACCGGCTTGTGGCGTTCGCCGAGCTGCTGGCTACCGAAGGAACGCTGCGGGGGCTGATCGGCCCGCGTGAGGTTCCCCGGCTCTGGGATCGGCACCTGCTGAACTGTGCGGTGCTGGAGCGCTTGATCCCCGAGGAATCGACCGTTGCCGACATCGGTACCGGTGCGGGACTGCCGGGGATCGTGCTCGCTCTCGTCCGGCCTGATCTTCAGGTCGCACTGGTCGAGCCGCTGCTGCGACGTACGACGTTCCTGCAAGAAGCCGTCGAGCTCCTCGGCTGCACCAATGCCGTGGTGGTTCGTGCCCGTGCTGAGGACCTCATCCCAGGTCGCCGCTCCGCTGCCGAGGGAGCCGCACTAGGCCAGGCGCCGTACGACGTGGTGGCTTCGCGCGCCGTCGCGCCACTCGGCAAGCTGGCCGGCTGGTGCCTGCCACTGACCGCCGAGGGCGGGCTGATGCTGGCGATGAAGGGTGTCTCCGCGGAGGAGGAACTCGCTGCGTCGGAAGACGAACTCGAGGCCCTCGGCGCCGAGGAATGGCACGTCCACCAACTCGGCGTCGAAGAACTGGCCCAGCCGACGACAGTCGTGAGTATTGTGGCCGGACGTGCTGCGCGGGGATCCCAGCACAGGAGACGCGGGAGGTGA
- a CDS encoding ParA family protein: protein MTAAQIAARATSDELQRRLLEPPIAAATERTLLVNEGRTMGREFPLPKETRVFVVANQKGGVGKTTTTVNVAAGLALYGARVLVIDLDPQGNASTALGIAHSEGTPGVYEAVIEGEPLSKLLAPCVEHPGIVVVPATIDLAGAEIELVSIVARESRLKKALDAHLAETEAAGERYDYVFIDCPPSLGLLTVNALTAAREVLVPIQSEYYALEGLSQLLRHIDMVKSHLNPTLDVSTILLTMYDARTKLAGEVATEVRNHFQDSVLRTAVPRSVRISEAPSHGQTVLAYDPASAGALSYLEASREIAMRNNAS from the coding sequence ATGACTGCCGCACAGATCGCCGCGCGGGCTACCTCGGACGAGCTCCAGCGACGCCTCCTCGAACCTCCGATCGCCGCCGCCACCGAACGGACCCTGCTGGTGAATGAAGGACGCACGATGGGCCGCGAGTTCCCGCTGCCCAAGGAGACCCGGGTCTTCGTGGTCGCCAACCAGAAGGGCGGTGTCGGCAAGACGACGACCACCGTCAACGTCGCTGCCGGCCTTGCCCTCTACGGCGCGCGCGTCCTGGTCATCGACCTGGACCCTCAGGGCAACGCCTCGACCGCATTGGGCATCGCCCACTCGGAAGGCACTCCGGGTGTCTATGAAGCAGTCATCGAGGGGGAGCCGCTGAGCAAGCTGCTCGCTCCTTGCGTCGAGCACCCCGGCATCGTGGTAGTTCCGGCCACCATCGACCTGGCCGGCGCAGAGATCGAGTTGGTCAGCATCGTGGCGCGGGAGAGCCGGTTGAAGAAGGCTCTGGACGCGCACCTGGCCGAGACCGAGGCCGCCGGTGAGAGGTACGACTACGTCTTCATCGACTGCCCGCCGTCACTCGGCCTGCTGACCGTCAACGCGCTGACCGCCGCCCGCGAGGTACTCGTACCGATCCAGAGCGAGTACTACGCGCTCGAGGGACTATCGCAATTGCTGCGGCATATCGACATGGTCAAGTCGCACCTGAATCCAACTCTCGATGTATCGACAATTCTGCTGACCATGTACGACGCCCGCACCAAGCTGGCCGGCGAGGTGGCGACCGAGGTGCGCAACCACTTCCAGGACTCGGTGCTGCGGACCGCGGTACCGCGCTCCGTCCGAATCTCGGAAGCGCCCAGCCACGGGCAGACGGTGCTTGCCTACGACCCGGCGTCGGCGGGCGCGTTGTCCTACCTGGAGGCTTCGCGCGAGATCGCGATGCGCAACAACGCTTCCTGA
- a CDS encoding ParB/RepB/Spo0J family partition protein — MNTRLGRGLGALIPSTPAPGASNSLGSKSNSIPGAPPVPAGPELTAVPGAEFAEIDVDKITPNPKQPRSVFDEDAMAELVHSVKEIGLLQPIVVRRLTDTTYELVMGERRWRATQQAGLTTIPAIVRDTADDNLLRDALLENLHRSQLNPLEEAAAYQQMLDDFGCTQEVLANRIGRSRPQISNTLRLLKLPASVQRRVAAGVLSAGHARALLGLPSGDAIERLAQRIVAEGMSVRTVEEIVSMGDMDGDDPTPARRRKKPVAPRLVDLADRLSDRFETRVKVDLGKSKGRITVEFATLDDLERIVTLMDPNKQQQ; from the coding sequence ATGAACACACGACTCGGACGTGGACTCGGTGCGCTGATTCCCAGCACGCCAGCTCCTGGAGCCAGCAACTCGCTGGGCAGCAAGTCGAACTCGATCCCAGGCGCCCCGCCGGTACCGGCCGGGCCCGAACTGACCGCCGTCCCGGGCGCTGAGTTCGCGGAGATCGACGTCGACAAGATCACGCCGAACCCGAAGCAGCCCCGCAGCGTCTTCGACGAGGACGCGATGGCGGAGCTCGTCCACTCGGTGAAGGAGATCGGCCTGCTGCAGCCGATCGTCGTCCGTCGGCTGACCGACACGACGTACGAACTGGTGATGGGTGAGCGCCGCTGGCGCGCGACCCAGCAGGCCGGCCTCACCACGATCCCCGCGATCGTCCGCGACACCGCCGACGACAACCTGCTTCGGGACGCGCTCCTGGAGAACCTGCACCGAAGCCAGCTGAACCCGCTGGAAGAGGCTGCGGCGTACCAGCAGATGCTCGACGATTTCGGCTGCACCCAGGAAGTACTGGCGAACCGCATCGGCCGCTCGCGCCCCCAGATCTCCAACACCCTCCGCCTCCTGAAGCTCCCAGCCTCGGTCCAGCGCCGCGTAGCCGCCGGCGTCCTCTCAGCCGGCCACGCCCGCGCCCTCCTCGGCCTCCCCAGCGGAGACGCTATCGAGCGCCTCGCGCAACGCATCGTCGCCGAAGGAATGTCGGTCCGCACCGTCGAAGAGATCGTCTCCATGGGCGACATGGACGGCGACGACCCAACCCCCGCGCGCCGCCGCAAGAAGCCCGTGGCCCCCCGCCTGGTCGACCTCGCCGACCGCCTCTCCGACCGCTTCGAAACCCGGGTGAAGGTAGACCTGGGCAAGTCCAAGGGACGCATCACCGTGGAGTTCGCCACCCTCGACGACCTCGAACGAATCGTCACCCTGATGGACCCGAACAAGCAGCAGCAGTAG
- a CDS encoding DUF3817 domain-containing protein, translated as MTSPVEPARTLTPAVKSALTRYRVIAYIVGVMLLLLLFVAMPMKYLADNPAAMNVIGPMHGFLYVVYLLGAFDLARRVRWGLPRLVLVAIAGTIPFLSFYAERKVSQELNPS; from the coding sequence GTGACCTCCCCCGTTGAACCCGCCCGCACCCTGACCCCCGCGGTGAAGAGCGCCCTCACCCGGTACCGCGTGATCGCCTACATCGTCGGCGTCATGCTGCTCCTGCTGCTGTTCGTCGCGATGCCGATGAAGTACCTCGCCGACAACCCGGCCGCCATGAACGTCATCGGCCCGATGCACGGCTTCCTCTACGTCGTCTACCTCCTCGGCGCCTTCGACCTGGCCCGCCGTGTCCGCTGGGGCCTCCCCCGCCTGGTCCTGGTAGCAATCGCCGGCACCATCCCGTTCCTGTCGTTCTACGCCGAGCGCAAGGTAAGCCAGGAACTCAACCCTTCCTGA